From Leptolyngbya sp. 'hensonii', the proteins below share one genomic window:
- a CDS encoding DUF4157 domain-containing protein: MATKRTYAGRKRRQSNTVSPAPIETGLFESRPFTVQTQAESISATPTHQSAEQSHPRASLNQSFLQAQRFGHHLSQIAVHTTSTTDTVSAPRKRRRQNADLPPLSGLVPEEEDSLQRQAEGNGSFEAGNHLETRIKEKRGGGQPLDQGVRSFMEPRFGHSFADVRVHADGDSVQMNRELHAEAFTNGQHIYFNEGKYNPNSGSGKQLLAHELTHTIQQTGGSKLQRKEGGHCSGCSCPSCGPAISRVQRQPALTRSSLLHRKLTDLLPLPIQHIQRQADTAAHSTGCSCPTCGPAAGQVQRKEASHGPGCSCPNCAGQGGKVQTKLTVGAPQDQYEQEADRVAAQVMQMPAPQPQPVHSVQRHGQGHEDQAQRHGDHDDQAQRHEEEDQAQTKAIGDTITPIAQRHEDHDDQAQTKPMVTPVSVQQAGAASGRIQRHSSWEHQLLGDVPPDKLAQLGSWQDLIKKGKHIDTPEVDIQGVGKIKKGNVMHVIAQELKRLEVWQKNPPKGASDTDKQGLKQHDPTWDVVLVSLPNTKNPKEPLVVTYGELNTLADYYGSADIMKNADPTNRWQIVQSVRQETFFRLKDIYTKLQGSLSDTDKQDQDVQSAEAMMQGNKLVNQKVGFKFKGAMTPDYISSLKGQLDLLAGDKPLIGQGTGAKGDTNSYGATLARNACHFVPESWHSWANYHNIALGLARQAFDKKMAAIPYARKAKQDPASADGYRGTAKKLREESSELANEALLNNGFGDHYLQDSYASGHMINKTQIMQWYIEYIETSKTFDYFKDKNWRKVQQMAYKQPGIVDSGQYDKSRVKGHRGNTSVGGGKQGPVLPAREARNPQSVENMAGDWLTRFKALGLQVPTSLQTAGSPERQLVEWWQKEAMKMLGSRKKSGDTLQTKSPLQGQPLRSALKSLLHDGIIKMSGSSLESRGLAMRDSSTITIPGTASNEFKKLDFTLRDDYVPKNKKNFKQALVASAQGDDSQYQKMAASVTYGDYFEFMKSGFIQKSTNALHDAFCQKGLEVSSGEGQPVFKVYGDDAMFNQESAAGVKHSGETANMSRDSVLNMIATGTEAGIPTTKIINRLPAYVKVKGFSDVTKLEDWHNPKGGPSLKTYCFSKIFPSMSWDVKQKMAPGVVGSDLGKISKDETVHGSDAF; encoded by the coding sequence ATGGCTACAAAACGCACCTACGCTGGCAGAAAGAGACGGCAAAGCAACACTGTCTCTCCCGCTCCAATTGAAACCGGGTTGTTTGAGTCCCGTCCCTTCACAGTGCAAACCCAGGCGGAGTCAATCTCTGCCACCCCCACTCACCAATCGGCTGAACAGTCCCACCCAAGAGCCAGCCTGAATCAGTCCTTCCTGCAGGCTCAGCGCTTTGGCCATCACCTCAGCCAGATTGCTGTCCATACTACCAGTACCACAGACACCGTCTCCGCTCCCCGCAAGCGACGGCGACAAAATGCTGACTTACCCCCTTTGAGTGGGTTGGTTCCTGAAGAAGAGGATTCGCTCCAGCGTCAGGCTGAGGGCAATGGGAGCTTTGAAGCAGGCAACCATTTAGAGACTCGCATTAAGGAGAAACGGGGAGGGGGCCAACCCCTGGATCAGGGCGTGCGATCTTTCATGGAACCGCGTTTTGGCCACAGTTTTGCAGATGTGCGGGTGCATGCTGATGGTGATTCCGTTCAGATGAATCGGGAGTTGCATGCTGAAGCCTTTACCAATGGGCAACATATTTACTTCAATGAGGGCAAATATAATCCGAACTCCGGCAGTGGCAAGCAGTTGCTGGCCCATGAATTGACCCACACCATTCAGCAAACAGGGGGCAGCAAGTTGCAGCGGAAGGAGGGAGGCCATTGCTCCGGTTGCTCCTGTCCGTCCTGTGGTCCGGCTATATCCCGAGTGCAGCGGCAGCCTGCCTTGACTCGATCGTCCCTCTTGCATCGTAAATTGACAGACTTGCTCCCCTTACCGATTCAGCACATTCAGCGGCAGGCAGATACTGCGGCCCATAGCACGGGCTGCTCCTGCCCCACCTGTGGTCCGGCAGCAGGCCAGGTGCAGCGGAAGGAGGCCAGCCATGGTCCAGGCTGTTCCTGCCCCAATTGTGCGGGCCAGGGGGGCAAGGTCCAGACCAAGCTGACGGTAGGAGCCCCCCAGGATCAGTATGAGCAGGAAGCCGATCGGGTCGCGGCCCAAGTGATGCAAATGCCTGCCCCTCAGCCCCAGCCTGTGCATTCCGTGCAGCGGCATGGCCAGGGCCATGAGGACCAGGCCCAACGTCATGGGGACCACGACGATCAGGCCCAGCGGCACGAAGAAGAAGACCAGGCCCAAACCAAGGCGATCGGCGATACCATCACCCCGATCGCCCAGCGCCATGAGGACCACGATGATCAGGCCCAGACGAAACCGATGGTCACGCCTGTGTCTGTACAGCAAGCTGGAGCAGCCAGTGGCAGGATTCAACGCCACTCCTCCTGGGAACACCAATTGCTCGGAGATGTCCCCCCAGACAAGCTGGCCCAGTTAGGAAGCTGGCAGGATCTGATTAAGAAAGGCAAGCACATCGATACGCCAGAGGTGGATATTCAGGGCGTTGGGAAGATTAAAAAGGGCAACGTTATGCACGTCATTGCCCAGGAACTCAAGCGTCTGGAAGTCTGGCAAAAGAATCCTCCCAAAGGAGCATCTGATACGGATAAGCAGGGATTGAAACAGCATGACCCTACCTGGGATGTGGTACTGGTTTCCCTACCGAATACGAAAAATCCGAAAGAACCCCTGGTGGTCACTTACGGGGAACTGAATACCCTGGCTGACTACTATGGCAGTGCCGATATTATGAAGAACGCAGATCCAACCAACCGCTGGCAAATTGTGCAAAGCGTGCGTCAGGAAACTTTCTTCCGCTTAAAGGATATTTATACCAAGTTACAGGGCAGCCTCTCTGATACGGATAAGCAGGATCAGGACGTGCAGTCTGCTGAAGCCATGATGCAGGGGAATAAACTGGTTAATCAGAAGGTCGGGTTCAAATTCAAGGGAGCCATGACCCCAGACTATATCAGTAGTCTCAAGGGCCAATTAGACCTCCTTGCGGGAGATAAGCCCCTGATTGGGCAAGGGACAGGGGCTAAAGGGGATACCAACTCCTATGGTGCCACTCTGGCCCGTAATGCGTGCCACTTTGTCCCAGAAAGCTGGCATAGCTGGGCCAACTACCACAATATTGCCCTGGGTTTAGCAAGACAGGCTTTTGATAAGAAGATGGCGGCTATCCCCTATGCCCGCAAGGCCAAACAGGATCCCGCCAGTGCTGATGGCTACCGAGGCACAGCGAAGAAGCTGCGAGAGGAATCTAGCGAGCTAGCCAATGAAGCCCTATTGAATAATGGCTTTGGGGATCACTACCTGCAAGATTCCTATGCGTCTGGTCACATGATCAATAAGACGCAGATTATGCAGTGGTACATCGAATACATTGAGACGAGTAAGACCTTTGACTACTTCAAGGACAAGAACTGGCGCAAGGTTCAGCAAATGGCCTACAAGCAGCCAGGAATAGTTGATTCGGGTCAATATGATAAGTCAAGGGTTAAAGGGCACCGGGGCAATACCTCTGTGGGAGGTGGGAAGCAGGGACCCGTGCTTCCTGCAAGGGAGGCCAGAAATCCCCAATCTGTAGAAAATATGGCAGGAGACTGGCTGACCCGGTTTAAGGCGCTGGGGCTACAGGTACCTACATCTTTGCAAACCGCTGGGTCTCCAGAACGGCAACTGGTTGAGTGGTGGCAAAAAGAGGCGATGAAAATGCTAGGCAGCCGCAAGAAGTCAGGGGATACGTTACAAACCAAGAGCCCCCTGCAAGGTCAGCCCCTGAGAAGTGCGCTCAAGAGCTTGCTGCATGACGGCATTATCAAGATGTCTGGATCCTCCTTAGAAAGCCGAGGGCTGGCCATGCGAGACTCCAGTACGATTACCATTCCGGGCACGGCCTCGAATGAATTCAAAAAGCTAGACTTTACGTTGCGGGATGACTACGTTCCGAAAAACAAGAAGAACTTTAAGCAGGCCCTGGTAGCCAGTGCTCAGGGAGATGATAGCCAGTATCAGAAGATGGCGGCCTCTGTCACCTATGGAGATTACTTTGAGTTCATGAAGAGTGGCTTTATCCAAAAATCGACGAATGCCCTGCATGACGCCTTCTGTCAGAAGGGCTTAGAAGTCAGCTCTGGTGAAGGTCAGCCCGTCTTTAAGGTCTATGGCGATGATGCCATGTTCAATCAGGAAAGTGCTGCTGGGGTGAAACACTCTGGGGAAACAGCCAATATGTCGCGGGATTCCGTGCTCAATATGATCGCAACCGGGACTGAGGCCGGGATACCCACTACGAAGATCATCAATCGCCTTCCCGCTTATGTGAAGGTGAAAGGGTTCAGCGATGTGACCAAACTGGAAGACTGGCATAATCCGAAGGGTGGTCCTTCCCTGAAGACCTACTGCTTCAGCAAGATCTTCCCCAGCATGTCCTGGGATGTGAAGCAGAAGATGGCTCCTGGTGTGGTGGGCTCTGACCTTGGCAAGATCAGCAAGGATGAAACCGTCCACGGGTCAGATGCATTCTAA
- a CDS encoding YbjN domain-containing protein, whose protein sequence is MKEPLPSPSATVTQDAILASVVAFFQANDWSFSQHETEPILQMQYQGENGEWLFTVRVREMPGQVVFYSACPVMVPEKKRLAVAEFLTRANYDLIIGNFELDFEGGGVLYKTASIVNQGTDLSSQLIGQLVFVNVMTMDRYLPGLMSVIYANVSPSEAIAQIEQTPTPENP, encoded by the coding sequence ATGAAAGAACCTCTGCCTTCCCCCTCTGCAACAGTGACTCAGGATGCCATTCTGGCATCTGTGGTTGCCTTTTTTCAGGCGAATGATTGGTCCTTCTCCCAACACGAGACGGAACCGATCCTGCAAATGCAGTATCAGGGGGAGAATGGGGAATGGCTCTTTACCGTTCGGGTCAGGGAGATGCCAGGGCAGGTTGTGTTCTACTCTGCCTGTCCAGTTATGGTGCCGGAAAAGAAGCGTCTGGCGGTGGCTGAATTCTTAACCAGGGCTAATTATGATCTGATTATCGGTAATTTTGAGCTGGACTTTGAGGGGGGTGGTGTCTTGTACAAAACTGCCAGTATCGTCAACCAGGGGACTGACCTCAGCTCTCAACTCATCGGGCAACTGGTTTTTGTGAATGTGATGACAATGGATCGGTATCTGCCGGGGCTGATGTCCGTCATCTATGCCAATGTCAGTCCTTCAGAAGCCATTGCTCAGATTGAACAGACCCCGACCCCGGAGAACCCTTAA
- a CDS encoding ATP-grasp domain-containing protein: protein MDLLEYQAKALFQEMGIPVLPSQRIYQPKDLKGLKIPYPIVLKSQVRRGGRGRLGGIRFVENTIDAIAAAQAIFHLSISGDYPELLLAEAKYDAEREFFLAVALDSSVRRPVLLGSQQGGENLEAALHQMQQVVVDQDFSPFYARRLALKMGLQGVLVQSISTVVEKMYQLFVQKDLDLIEINPLAIDASGAVMALDGKVTVNDGALGRHSEIALLTNRMSKTSAGSHSSLGFRAEPPAPRSEPTLPPLVRLDGNIGILCNGAGLTMTTLDLVAQGGGKTANFLNIGGEFHCGWPTIDLTERVQQGLDLILQDKRVKVVLINLLNSLNNSNGVAAAIGVHLRPKSPAMPSPHFVIRCPNQRAIEQLQAILGDQVFLSDRLDDAVAQIIALAKPPRAGRATSRR from the coding sequence ATGGATCTGCTCGAATACCAGGCAAAAGCCCTGTTCCAGGAAATGGGTATCCCGGTTCTTCCCTCCCAGCGGATTTACCAGCCCAAAGATTTGAAGGGGTTGAAAATCCCTTATCCGATCGTCCTTAAATCCCAGGTGCGCCGTGGGGGTAGAGGTCGATTGGGGGGCATCCGGTTCGTGGAAAACACGATCGACGCCATTGCCGCTGCCCAGGCGATTTTTCATCTTTCGATCTCTGGAGATTACCCGGAACTGTTGCTGGCAGAAGCTAAATATGATGCGGAGCGGGAATTTTTCCTGGCTGTCGCCCTGGATAGCTCCGTCCGTCGTCCGGTGCTGCTGGGTTCCCAACAAGGAGGCGAAAACCTGGAAGCCGCCTTACACCAAATGCAGCAGGTTGTCGTAGATCAGGATTTCTCACCATTTTATGCCCGTCGGCTGGCTCTCAAGATGGGCCTGCAGGGAGTACTGGTGCAATCGATCAGCACGGTGGTGGAGAAAATGTACCAGCTCTTTGTTCAGAAAGACCTGGATCTGATTGAGATTAATCCCTTGGCGATCGACGCCAGTGGCGCAGTCATGGCTCTCGATGGCAAAGTCACAGTGAATGATGGGGCACTGGGGCGGCATTCAGAGATTGCGCTGCTCACCAATCGCATGTCTAAAACCAGCGCTGGCAGCCATAGTAGCCTGGGTTTCAGGGCAGAACCACCAGCCCCCAGGTCAGAACCTACCCTTCCCCCTCTGGTTAGGCTGGATGGTAATATCGGCATCCTCTGCAATGGGGCCGGGCTAACGATGACGACCCTGGATCTGGTGGCTCAGGGCGGCGGCAAAACAGCTAACTTTTTGAATATCGGGGGAGAGTTTCACTGCGGCTGGCCCACCATCGACCTGACAGAACGGGTCCAGCAGGGGTTAGACCTGATCCTGCAGGATAAGCGGGTCAAAGTTGTGTTGATCAATCTCCTGAACAGTCTGAACAATTCCAATGGCGTTGCTGCTGCGATCGGGGTGCATTTGCGGCCTAAATCGCCAGCGATGCCTTCACCCCATTTCGTAATCCGCTGCCCGAATCAACGGGCGATCGAACAACTGCAGGCGATTCTGGGAGATCAGGTCTTCCTCTCCGATCGTTTGGATGATGCGGTAGCGCAGATTATTGCTCTGGCAAAACCACCCCGTGCTGGACGGGCTACATCCCGTCGCTAG
- a CDS encoding CoA-binding protein, which translates to MNFTATSKVLIQGITEPLGSAYTPLMTNYGTRVVAGVSPGCGGQKIGGILVFDMVEQALAQIGPVDTTVLFVHPYQTLDAALEAIAAGIRHIIIITEGVPPLDMVHLLRKAEATETLIVGPTSPGIIVPGQVLLGTHPSEFYTPGPVGIISRSGTLTYEVALELTRCNLGQSISVGIGSDAIVGSSFSQWLQILDEDENTEVIVLIGEIGGDGEELAARYVSEAIDKPVVAYIAGQHAPRGKHLGHASAIIASQIATGIQDAVYVPDSSSVENKIAAMKRAQIPVADRPSQIPDLVRQVLVRKSA; encoded by the coding sequence ATGAATTTTACTGCCACCAGCAAGGTACTAATCCAGGGGATTACAGAGCCATTAGGGTCTGCCTACACACCTTTGATGACAAACTATGGGACCCGCGTGGTTGCAGGTGTCAGCCCTGGCTGTGGGGGGCAGAAAATTGGCGGTATTTTAGTCTTTGACATGGTGGAGCAGGCTTTGGCCCAGATTGGGCCTGTGGACACGACGGTGCTCTTCGTTCATCCCTATCAGACCCTGGATGCCGCCCTGGAAGCGATCGCGGCTGGCATTCGCCACATCATCATCATTACAGAAGGGGTTCCCCCTCTGGATATGGTGCATCTGCTGCGCAAAGCTGAAGCTACCGAGACCCTGATTGTGGGTCCGACCAGTCCTGGGATTATCGTTCCCGGACAGGTGCTTTTAGGTACCCATCCCAGCGAATTCTATACCCCTGGCCCGGTTGGCATTATTAGCCGCAGTGGCACCCTCACCTATGAGGTGGCCCTGGAACTGACCCGCTGCAACCTGGGCCAATCCATCAGCGTTGGCATTGGCAGTGATGCGATCGTTGGCTCCTCTTTCTCCCAGTGGCTACAGATTCTAGATGAGGATGAGAATACGGAAGTCATTGTCCTGATTGGGGAAATTGGGGGGGATGGAGAGGAACTGGCAGCCCGGTATGTGAGTGAGGCGATCGATAAACCTGTGGTGGCTTATATTGCCGGTCAGCATGCTCCCCGGGGCAAACACCTGGGCCATGCTAGTGCCATTATTGCCTCCCAGATTGCTACCGGCATCCAGGATGCTGTTTATGTGCCTGATTCCAGTTCTGTGGAAAATAAAATAGCGGCCATGAAGCGGGCCCAGATTCCTGTGGCCGATCGGCCCTCCCAGATTCCTGACCTGGTCAGACAGGTCCTGGTCAGAAAATCGGCCTGA
- a CDS encoding DUF4178 domain-containing protein translates to MPTATTQSQLMQLHPGDRLQYHGVIWTVEDYSTYDDPNGYETREWLLKSPTGKEYYLLREVDPQHPENRINWYISEELKQPKVFEPTTSQDVTVKLWEEMRDQREPYPELKVFSRTYAFESSTQGSYQGEEGRSGRITWDYWDQEHQWNLAIEAWPDHTLAIYSTRVVQPEDFSAVQKAPPAIRSAYSSRPNPGSPDSRTWQVLIAIGMTFTGILFMIFG, encoded by the coding sequence ATGCCCACTGCCACAACTCAATCTCAACTGATGCAGTTGCACCCGGGCGATCGGCTGCAGTATCACGGGGTGATCTGGACCGTCGAAGACTACAGTACCTATGACGACCCGAATGGCTACGAAACCCGAGAATGGCTGCTCAAGTCCCCGACAGGCAAGGAATACTACCTGCTCCGCGAGGTCGATCCCCAACATCCAGAGAACCGGATTAACTGGTACATTTCCGAAGAACTCAAGCAGCCCAAAGTGTTTGAGCCGACCACTTCTCAGGATGTCACCGTCAAGCTCTGGGAAGAGATGCGAGACCAGCGAGAACCTTATCCGGAACTCAAGGTCTTCAGCCGTACCTATGCCTTTGAATCCAGCACCCAGGGCAGCTATCAAGGTGAGGAAGGACGATCCGGACGCATCACCTGGGACTACTGGGACCAGGAACATCAGTGGAATCTGGCGATCGAAGCCTGGCCTGATCACACCCTGGCAATTTACTCTACCCGGGTGGTCCAGCCCGAAGATTTCTCTGCTGTCCAGAAGGCACCTCCGGCGATTCGGTCAGCCTATTCGTCCCGTCCCAATCCAGGCTCACCTGATTCCCGGACCTGGCAAGTCCTGATTGCGATCGGGATGACGTTTACCGGTATCCTGTTCATGATCTTTGGATAG
- a CDS encoding spermine synthase — protein MPTSLFVEHHDQGLAFYLNGDLQFDTTDEALYHEYLVVPAMALAVQRFPKTDLRVLICGGGDGLAARDVLRFPQVHQIDLVDYSPEVIHLGETTFQPFNQNSLANDRLTVHVQDAFDFVAACPTAAYHVILCDFTYPTCAEETRVYSQEWFAHLQRILQPAGLINTNGVSPENRTLGFWCLYQTLFAASLFPRPMQLAIPSFRQHGYGNWGFFLASSTSIHQSEMAAISLPAGLQTLTPEQLRQSFVFTATIAELRHQVLIHTLDAPQLFYYLLNPGTTSDPSSTLALSVDFLDLEETGTAQMGHNLLDLETTARLWLEQIYALEGEATDRPDLSHLLPIQHRYHSPRMTQEWLTYLRQLLAEIDPAKLLASLLDRSSELPPKVVQNLRQLAEHLRSGTVDRWATVNPELVMLLSLSLLMANLVTPDAVFAKGYSSSSYYNDGYSGSGGSDMKGLGFALTAAGGFWLFSLLQDNDGRN, from the coding sequence ATGCCAACGTCACTCTTTGTTGAGCACCATGACCAGGGTCTAGCCTTCTACCTGAATGGGGACCTGCAATTCGACACCACAGATGAAGCGCTCTACCATGAATACCTGGTTGTTCCAGCAATGGCCCTAGCGGTGCAACGCTTTCCCAAAACGGACCTGCGGGTTCTGATCTGTGGGGGTGGGGATGGACTGGCAGCCAGGGATGTCTTGCGTTTTCCTCAGGTGCATCAGATCGATCTGGTGGACTACAGCCCAGAGGTGATCCACCTGGGAGAAACCACCTTTCAGCCCTTCAACCAGAACAGTCTGGCGAACGATCGGCTCACAGTGCATGTGCAAGATGCTTTTGACTTCGTGGCCGCATGCCCAACGGCAGCTTACCATGTCATTCTCTGTGATTTTACCTATCCCACCTGTGCGGAGGAAACGCGGGTTTATAGTCAGGAATGGTTTGCCCATCTGCAGCGGATTCTCCAGCCTGCCGGATTGATCAACACCAATGGGGTCTCCCCGGAGAACCGCACCCTGGGGTTCTGGTGCCTTTACCAAACCCTGTTTGCAGCCAGTCTTTTTCCCCGCCCCATGCAGTTGGCAATTCCCTCTTTTCGTCAGCATGGCTATGGGAATTGGGGTTTTTTCCTGGCCTCCTCGACCTCGATTCATCAGTCCGAAATGGCGGCCATCTCCCTGCCAGCAGGATTGCAAACCCTGACACCAGAACAGCTCCGGCAGAGCTTTGTGTTCACAGCCACGATCGCTGAGTTGCGGCATCAGGTTTTGATTCATACCCTGGATGCGCCTCAACTGTTCTACTACTTGCTCAATCCAGGTACCACCTCTGATCCCAGTTCCACCCTGGCCCTGTCCGTGGATTTTCTAGACCTAGAAGAAACCGGGACTGCCCAGATGGGACACAATCTGCTGGATCTGGAAACCACAGCCCGACTCTGGTTGGAACAGATCTATGCTCTGGAGGGAGAAGCCACCGATCGTCCAGATTTGAGCCATCTGCTGCCGATTCAACATCGCTACCACAGTCCTCGCATGACGCAGGAATGGCTCACCTATCTGCGTCAGTTGCTGGCAGAAATCGACCCGGCTAAACTGCTGGCCAGTTTACTGGACCGTAGTTCCGAGCTACCGCCTAAAGTGGTCCAGAACCTGCGCCAGTTAGCTGAACACCTGCGATCTGGCACTGTCGATCGATGGGCTACGGTCAACCCAGAACTGGTGATGCTGCTGTCTCTGTCCCTATTAATGGCTAACTTGGTCACCCCCGATGCCGTTTTTGCCAAGGGCTATTCCAGTTCGTCTTACTACAATGACGGCTACTCCGGTTCAGGGGGCAGCGATATGAAAGGGCTGGGATTTGCCCTCACCGCCGCCGGAGGCTTCTGGCTCTTCAGTTTGTTGCAAGACAATGATGGACGGAACTAA
- a CDS encoding peptidoglycan bridge formation glycyltransferase FemA/FemB family protein, whose protein sequence is MMDGTNCLADPARSGQGSLVLRALTVHDRLAWDALVQAAPEGCFMQSWTWADFKELEGYQTFRYGLFAATVSGGSPPSTALVGGCIFYFYPNPNPSNLLLAPGGPLLPPGLTPTAMALLTQQAEALARSLGAIALRIEPLWSQKPDGMAAFVRAPVDLLPSETLLVDLRPAEVDRLAAMKPKGRYNLRLSQRRGVKTEFTTDPQAIPRFYDLFWETVRRQDFFGEPYGFFINLCQTLFPAGMAEIGLATWHGKPLAGILVLYWGQRATYLYGGRSDAYPEVMAPYQLHWVAMQRAKARGCTVYDFYGFSRTPDHAYSRFSRFKSQFGGQPVTTIGAHDLVFYDQLANTLITLFRKLAPPS, encoded by the coding sequence ATGATGGACGGAACTAATTGTCTGGCTGATCCAGCAAGGTCCGGTCAGGGGAGCCTGGTGCTGCGAGCATTGACTGTCCACGATCGCCTCGCCTGGGATGCTCTGGTTCAAGCAGCCCCTGAGGGGTGCTTCATGCAATCCTGGACTTGGGCTGATTTCAAAGAACTGGAAGGGTATCAGACCTTCCGGTATGGTCTGTTTGCAGCTACTGTCTCTGGGGGTTCTCCCCCAAGCACAGCTCTGGTGGGTGGGTGCATCTTCTATTTCTATCCGAACCCCAACCCCAGCAATCTCCTCCTGGCCCCCGGTGGTCCCCTGCTACCCCCAGGCTTGACCCCTACAGCCATGGCCCTCCTGACCCAGCAGGCAGAAGCGCTGGCCCGATCGTTGGGGGCGATCGCCCTCCGCATTGAACCTCTCTGGTCCCAGAAACCCGATGGGATGGCAGCTTTTGTCCGGGCTCCCGTTGATCTCCTTCCGTCAGAGACCCTGCTGGTGGATCTGCGACCGGCTGAGGTCGATCGGCTAGCCGCCATGAAACCCAAGGGGCGCTATAACCTGCGCTTAAGCCAGCGCCGGGGTGTCAAAACAGAATTTACGACGGATCCCCAGGCGATTCCCCGATTCTACGATCTGTTCTGGGAAACGGTGAGACGGCAGGATTTTTTTGGGGAACCCTACGGCTTTTTCATCAACCTCTGCCAGACCCTTTTTCCAGCGGGAATGGCAGAAATCGGACTGGCGACCTGGCACGGCAAACCCCTGGCAGGCATTCTGGTCCTCTACTGGGGGCAGCGAGCCACCTATCTCTATGGGGGCCGCAGTGATGCCTATCCAGAGGTGATGGCCCCTTATCAGCTCCATTGGGTTGCCATGCAACGGGCCAAAGCACGGGGATGTACGGTTTATGATTTTTATGGGTTCAGTCGTACCCCTGACCATGCCTATAGCCGCTTCTCACGGTTTAAAAGTCAGTTTGGGGGGCAGCCCGTGACAACGATCGGAGCCCATGATCTGGTTTTCTACGACCAGCTTGCGAATACCCTGATTACCCTGTTCCGGAAACTTGCCCCACCTTCATAA
- a CDS encoding DUF350 domain-containing protein, whose product MNPVMLNMLNQTILILMELAVGFGLFWLGQFLYQRLFRRIALNEELFVRDNPAVAIALVGYYLGIVMAIGGVLGKSFVSWQDQILTLLSYGVMAIVLMLVGAWVGDRLILRHFDCARETREEQNLGAATAEAGTHIANGLVLQAALGGDQGGWLVAVICWVIGLGVLYLVSLIYPRVTRYDVFGEIRNRNNPAAGVAFAGLLIATGNLVRVAFSPEFHSWTTSLLDYGLTLSISLLALVLIRWLADLILVPGVKISDEIVHQEIPNVGAGLIEAFSYIAASFLIAWVI is encoded by the coding sequence ATGAACCCTGTAATGCTGAACATGCTCAATCAGACCATCCTGATCCTGATGGAACTGGCGGTCGGCTTTGGCCTCTTCTGGCTGGGTCAATTTCTCTACCAACGCCTGTTCCGCCGCATTGCCCTGAACGAGGAACTGTTCGTCCGGGATAATCCAGCCGTGGCGATCGCCCTGGTTGGCTACTATCTCGGGATTGTGATGGCGATCGGGGGAGTGCTGGGCAAATCTTTCGTTTCCTGGCAAGACCAGATTCTGACCCTGCTCAGCTATGGTGTGATGGCGATCGTCCTGATGTTGGTGGGGGCCTGGGTTGGCGATCGGCTGATCCTGAGGCACTTTGACTGTGCCCGTGAAACCCGGGAAGAACAGAATCTGGGGGCTGCTACCGCTGAAGCCGGAACCCATATTGCCAACGGCCTGGTTCTCCAGGCGGCACTGGGAGGGGACCAGGGCGGCTGGCTCGTGGCGGTGATCTGCTGGGTGATTGGATTGGGGGTGCTGTATCTGGTCAGCCTGATCTATCCTCGCGTCACCCGCTATGACGTGTTTGGTGAGATCCGCAACCGCAATAATCCAGCGGCTGGCGTGGCCTTTGCTGGTCTATTAATTGCGACAGGGAACCTGGTCCGGGTCGCCTTCAGTCCGGAATTCCACAGTTGGACAACCAGCCTGCTGGATTACGGCCTCACCCTGAGTATTTCCCTCCTGGCCCTGGTCCTGATTCGCTGGCTGGCTGATTTAATCCTGGTCCCAGGAGTGAAAATCTCCGATGAAATCGTTCATCAAGAAATCCCAAATGTAGGAGCGGGCTTAATTGAAGCCTTCTCCTACATTGCCGCTTCTTTCTTAATTGCCTGGGTGATCTAG